The following are from one region of the Nostoc cf. commune SO-36 genome:
- a CDS encoding acyl-CoA synthetase, which translates to MNLPLIIRAEEHNDKIAIAATDGAFTYRDLLHTSGQIATVLLHFEEDLQEQRVAFLIPPGFEYVATQWGIWRAGGIAVPLCVSHPRPELEYVITNSGASIIVAHPNFEGILRSLPPQASLAEKHNLRFILTSETLPSDIALLPKIDITRRALILYTSGTTGKPKGVVTTHENIQAQVTSLTTAWEWTSSDRILHILPLHHIHGIINVLTCALWAGAECHLLSKFDTETVWNRICDGDLTLFMAVPTIYVKLITAWENASRERQKSMSEGCAKMRLMVSGSAALPVQVLEKWQTISGHFLLERYGMTEIGMALSNPLHGERLAGYVGKPLPEVEVRLVDENGLVPTGTPGEIQVKGPGVFIEYWQNPQATAKAFQDGWFRTGDTAVVENGNYRILGRISVDIIKTGGYKVSALEIEEVLRSHPDIQECAVVGVADLEWGERVCAALVLQGTQPLTLEAFRSWAKERLAVYKVPTQILIVEELPRNAMGKVTKPTVVELFRV; encoded by the coding sequence GTGAATCTCCCATTAATTATTCGTGCTGAAGAACATAACGACAAAATAGCAATTGCTGCAACAGACGGAGCATTTACTTACCGGGATTTGCTACACACTTCTGGTCAAATAGCAACAGTTCTTCTGCATTTTGAAGAAGATTTACAGGAGCAGCGAGTTGCCTTTTTGATTCCGCCTGGGTTTGAGTATGTAGCCACTCAATGGGGAATTTGGCGTGCTGGTGGCATAGCTGTACCTCTGTGTGTTTCCCATCCGCGCCCAGAATTGGAGTATGTAATTACCAATTCTGGAGCATCAATTATTGTTGCTCATCCTAATTTTGAAGGTATACTGCGTAGTTTACCGCCGCAGGCATCGCTCGCCGAAAAACACAATTTGAGATTTATCCTTACCTCAGAAACGCTCCCATCTGATATTGCTTTGCTCCCAAAGATAGATATTACTAGACGCGCCTTAATTCTCTACACCAGTGGTACAACAGGTAAACCAAAGGGTGTGGTTACAACCCATGAAAATATTCAAGCGCAAGTGACTAGTTTAACTACTGCTTGGGAATGGACATCTAGCGATCGCATTTTACATATCCTGCCACTACATCATATTCATGGAATTATTAACGTCCTCACTTGTGCTTTATGGGCTGGGGCGGAGTGTCATCTGTTGAGCAAGTTTGATACCGAAACCGTTTGGAACCGAATTTGTGACGGTGACTTAACCTTATTTATGGCAGTACCAACGATTTATGTAAAGCTCATTACCGCTTGGGAAAATGCCTCAAGAGAACGTCAAAAAAGTATGTCAGAAGGCTGTGCTAAGATGCGCCTGATGGTTTCCGGTTCGGCAGCATTACCAGTTCAAGTTTTAGAAAAGTGGCAGACTATCAGTGGTCATTTTTTGCTTGAGCGATATGGTATGACTGAAATCGGGATGGCGCTATCGAATCCTTTACATGGTGAACGGTTGGCTGGATATGTAGGAAAGCCTTTACCTGAAGTTGAAGTGAGATTAGTTGATGAGAACGGATTAGTCCCAACCGGAACACCAGGAGAGATCCAAGTTAAAGGGCCTGGAGTATTTATAGAATATTGGCAAAATCCCCAAGCAACCGCCAAAGCCTTCCAAGATGGCTGGTTCCGTACTGGAGACACCGCCGTAGTTGAGAATGGCAACTACCGCATTCTGGGACGGATAAGTGTGGATATCATCAAAACGGGAGGGTATAAAGTTTCCGCTCTGGAAATTGAAGAAGTATTGCGATCGCATCCAGATATTCAAGAATGTGCGGTGGTTGGGGTTGCCGATTTAGAGTGGGGTGAACGGGTTTGTGCGGCGTTAGTATTGCAAGGGACACAACCTTTAACATTAGAAGCTTTTAGGAGTTGGGCAAAAGAGCGATTGGCAGTTTATAAAGTGCCAACTCAAATTTTGATAGTTGAAGAATTACCGCGCAACGCGATGGGGAAAGTTACTAAGCCGACAGTGGTTGAGCTATTTCGAGTGTAG
- a CDS encoding DUF1796 family putative cysteine peptidase: protein MYRFQIIAHTQTGESIGLIGSTPELGLWNITKCIYLRTSGDRYPLWWTDIEIQESGGQQKVEYKYVHLDAKGNARWESLLDTNRWIPIEPNDSSSTIIVDDGAFGYVQPYPFGYLEEPAVKMPVEEGAERLKIVVIGSSVAVGHKAWFLKGWVWLLAQALQQKYGHKLVNVSEVGANVSRTIARFGSVVTPEQPDVVIIALSLGNEGLAYCPPHERRAVQRRFESGLQQLVKMTRDIGATPILGGVYPNGDYSQEHYWLIRDTHKRMLSWGVPVLDWLAALDDGQGRWKAGISFDPAHPNTIGHSLMYQQIDQHLFDIDKNELAEKQRFREPNEFSIYFDNAGFHVSVCIEEKRLRIVNASQYSYTIAPYWQELQTALQSKAGLIPGIYIAKDTQPGTLPFFAVEDGAIATTINIPPDANLEYTTAFNLFSPNNVLFYDGHLGILQADERHLWVINESDNEYNIQPMWTEVCNALKAMPSGVYEDPLYPDAPFRTMMIGKDGLESRVKAPAKSAVLFQYKCKLSDISRVAILPLGDRCAVRMMLYKMEYDGPAFPFDLTRTTNIGDVADAIENGFDDMWNPAFLHYSTDAGRIYHSKWSGLSFAHEVEETDDPTSDMSPVHERMRVRYTARSERFWYALRHCDKVLFVRTGISDAGGVIDLVNKLQKQCQGKPFHLLLLSPQSGDEFLDLPNVLHYNVEFNPDRMYDDLGHWMYCTEVMRGILESLGVSSKNLFWCPPKIPKLNSKG, encoded by the coding sequence ATGTATCGATTCCAAATCATTGCACACACGCAAACAGGCGAATCCATAGGTTTAATCGGTTCTACTCCAGAGTTGGGATTGTGGAACATTACCAAATGTATCTACCTACGTACAAGTGGCGATCGCTATCCTTTATGGTGGACAGATATTGAAATTCAAGAGTCAGGCGGTCAACAGAAAGTTGAGTATAAGTACGTGCATCTTGATGCAAAGGGTAACGCCCGATGGGAGAGCTTACTAGATACAAATCGCTGGATTCCGATTGAGCCTAACGATTCTTCCAGCACAATTATTGTAGATGATGGCGCATTCGGTTATGTACAACCTTACCCCTTTGGATACCTTGAGGAACCTGCTGTCAAAATGCCCGTGGAAGAAGGGGCTGAAAGGCTCAAAATTGTAGTAATTGGCAGTTCTGTTGCAGTAGGTCATAAAGCTTGGTTTTTGAAAGGTTGGGTTTGGCTGTTGGCACAAGCTTTACAGCAAAAATATGGGCATAAACTCGTGAATGTGTCGGAAGTGGGAGCGAATGTCAGCAGAACGATCGCGCGATTTGGCTCAGTTGTCACCCCAGAACAACCGGATGTTGTGATCATTGCCCTGTCTCTGGGTAACGAAGGGTTAGCTTACTGCCCCCCTCACGAACGGCGAGCAGTACAGCGACGGTTTGAAAGTGGCTTGCAGCAGCTTGTAAAAATGACGAGGGACATCGGGGCAACTCCAATTCTGGGCGGAGTCTATCCCAATGGCGATTATTCCCAGGAGCATTACTGGCTGATCCGAGACACACACAAGCGAATGCTAAGTTGGGGCGTACCTGTACTGGATTGGTTGGCAGCCCTAGATGATGGGCAAGGACGATGGAAAGCAGGGATATCGTTTGATCCGGCTCACCCGAACACTATCGGTCACAGCCTGATGTATCAGCAGATCGACCAGCACCTCTTCGACATCGACAAAAACGAATTGGCAGAAAAACAACGCTTTCGGGAACCGAATGAATTCTCCATCTACTTTGACAATGCGGGCTTTCATGTCTCTGTCTGTATCGAAGAGAAGCGTTTACGGATTGTTAATGCATCACAATACAGCTACACGATCGCTCCTTATTGGCAGGAATTACAAACAGCACTGCAAAGTAAGGCTGGATTAATACCGGGTATCTACATTGCGAAGGATACCCAACCAGGGACACTGCCTTTCTTTGCTGTAGAGGATGGCGCGATCGCAACTACAATAAACATTCCCCCTGATGCCAACCTAGAATATACCACCGCCTTCAATCTTTTTTCGCCGAACAACGTTTTATTCTATGACGGGCATCTGGGGATTTTGCAAGCGGACGAACGCCACCTCTGGGTAATCAACGAATCAGATAACGAGTACAATATTCAGCCGATGTGGACAGAGGTTTGCAACGCACTGAAAGCGATGCCATCGGGTGTCTATGAAGATCCGCTTTATCCCGACGCCCCCTTTCGCACCATGATGATTGGCAAGGATGGGCTAGAAAGCCGGGTGAAAGCACCAGCGAAGTCTGCGGTGCTGTTCCAATACAAATGCAAATTATCAGATATCAGCCGTGTTGCCATTCTTCCCCTTGGCGATCGCTGTGCCGTCCGCATGATGCTATATAAGATGGAGTACGATGGCCCCGCCTTTCCCTTTGATCTAACGCGCACCACCAATATTGGAGATGTTGCGGATGCGATCGAAAACGGTTTTGATGATATGTGGAATCCTGCCTTCCTGCACTACAGCACCGATGCAGGGAGAATTTACCATAGTAAATGGTCAGGTTTATCCTTTGCCCATGAAGTCGAGGAGACAGACGATCCAACCAGCGATATGTCTCCCGTCCATGAACGGATGCGCGTTCGATACACAGCACGTTCTGAAAGGTTTTGGTACGCACTGCGGCACTGCGATAAAGTGCTTTTTGTTCGCACAGGAATTAGCGATGCCGGTGGTGTGATAGATTTAGTCAACAAGCTACAAAAACAATGCCAAGGGAAGCCATTTCATCTCTTGCTGCTTTCTCCCCAAAGCGGTGATGAGTTTTTAGACCTTCCCAATGTGCTGCACTACAATGTCGAGTTTAATCCCGATCGTATGTATGACGATTTAGGACACTGGATGTACTGCACAGAGGTGATGCGAGGTATTTTGGAATCCCTTGGGGTGTCTAGTAAAAATCTCTTTTGGTGTCCGCCCAAAATACCGAAACTTAATTCAAAAGGCTGA
- a CDS encoding biliverdin-producing heme oxygenase, translated as MSSNLAIKLRSGTQQAHTSAENVAFMKCFLQGVVDRDCFAKFLSNLYYVYSELEAALKSHVEHPVISAVYFLELNRQSSLEKDMVFYYGDNWREQIKPSPATQSYIDRIREISDTEPALLLGHAYTRYMGDLSGGQMLQKVAQSALKLSGYEGTSFYNFEQIPDKKAFKDKYRQALNALPIDDITAEQIVAEANNAFEFNLKMAQELEESLIKALGQVLFNSLTRSQNSGSTEIAPANLS; from the coding sequence ATGAGTAGCAATCTAGCCATCAAACTGCGCTCTGGAACTCAACAAGCCCACACATCAGCAGAAAATGTGGCATTCATGAAATGTTTTTTGCAAGGAGTTGTAGATAGAGACTGCTTCGCCAAGTTTTTAAGCAACTTGTATTATGTCTACAGCGAACTAGAAGCGGCATTAAAGAGCCATGTAGAACATCCTGTGATTAGTGCGGTTTACTTTTTGGAACTTAATCGCCAATCCTCGCTCGAAAAAGACATGGTGTTCTATTATGGGGATAATTGGAGAGAGCAAATTAAACCTTCACCTGCTACCCAGAGCTACATTGACCGCATTCGGGAAATCTCTGATACTGAACCAGCCTTATTGCTAGGTCATGCCTACACTCGCTACATGGGCGATCTTTCTGGGGGTCAAATGCTACAAAAAGTTGCTCAGTCAGCGTTGAAGCTTTCTGGCTATGAAGGCACATCCTTTTACAATTTTGAGCAAATTCCTGACAAAAAGGCATTTAAGGATAAGTATCGTCAGGCATTAAATGCATTACCCATTGATGATATAACAGCAGAACAGATTGTTGCAGAAGCCAATAATGCCTTTGAGTTTAATTTAAAGATGGCTCAAGAGTTAGAGGAAAGTTTAATTAAAGCACTCGGTCAAGTTCTGTTTAATAGCCTAACTCGTTCTCAGAATTCAGGTAGCACTGAAATAGCTCCGGCTAATTTAAGTTAG